In the Streptomyces sp. BHT-5-2 genome, one interval contains:
- a CDS encoding RluA family pseudouridine synthase — protein sequence MSTFPEIRTLPVPDGLEGERVDAALARMFGFSRTKAAELASAGKVRVDGSEVMKSERVHGGAWLEVEMPPAAAPVEIVAEPVEGMEIVHDDEDVVVIGKPVGVAAHPSPGWSGTTVIGGLAAAGYRISTSGAAERQGIVHRLDVGTSGLMVVAKSERAYTSLKRQFKERVPDKRYHALVQGHPDPLSGTIDAPIGRHPNHDYKWAVTADGKPSVTHYDLIEAFRAASLLDIKLETGRTHQIRVHMSAHRHPCVGDLTYGADPTLAKRLGVARQWLHAVRLGFEHPSDGRWVEFESAYPADLQHALDTVREESH from the coding sequence GTGAGCACCTTCCCCGAGATCCGCACCCTGCCCGTACCGGACGGCCTGGAGGGCGAGCGCGTGGACGCCGCGCTGGCCCGCATGTTCGGCTTCTCCCGGACGAAGGCCGCCGAGCTGGCGTCGGCCGGCAAGGTCCGGGTCGACGGCTCCGAGGTGATGAAGTCCGAGCGGGTGCACGGGGGTGCCTGGCTGGAGGTCGAGATGCCGCCGGCGGCCGCGCCGGTGGAGATCGTGGCCGAGCCCGTCGAGGGCATGGAGATCGTGCACGACGACGAGGACGTCGTGGTGATCGGCAAGCCGGTGGGGGTCGCCGCGCACCCCAGCCCCGGCTGGAGCGGCACCACCGTCATCGGCGGTCTGGCCGCGGCCGGGTACCGGATCTCCACCTCCGGGGCGGCCGAGCGGCAGGGCATCGTGCACCGCCTCGACGTCGGCACCTCCGGGCTGATGGTGGTCGCCAAGTCGGAGCGCGCGTACACCTCGCTGAAGCGGCAGTTCAAGGAGCGGGTGCCGGACAAGCGCTACCACGCGCTGGTGCAGGGCCACCCGGACCCGCTGAGCGGCACCATCGACGCACCCATCGGCCGGCACCCGAACCACGACTACAAGTGGGCGGTGACCGCCGACGGCAAGCCCTCGGTCACCCACTACGACCTGATCGAGGCGTTCCGGGCGGCCAGCCTGCTGGACATCAAGCTGGAGACCGGCCGGACGCACCAGATCCGGGTGCACATGTCCGCGCACCGGCACCCCTGCGTCGGCGACCTGACGTACGGCGCGGACCCCACCCTCGCCAAGCGGCTGGGCGTCGCCCGGCAGTGGCTGCACGCGGTGCGGCTGGGCTTCGAGCACCCGT
- the lspA gene encoding signal peptidase II: protein MAEAERITGTPESEPGSGAGTAAGSEGGRPVEGERPTGRGRRRIAALLLVAAVVYLLDLGSKLAVVAKLEHHAPVEVIGTLLQFSVIRNRGAAFGFGEALTVFLTIIAAVVIVVIARIARKLYSLPWAIALGLLLGGAFGNLTDRIFRSPGVFQGAVVDFIAPAHFAVFNLADSAIVCGGVLIVLLSFRGLDPDGTVHKD from the coding sequence GTGGCAGAGGCGGAACGCATCACCGGTACGCCGGAATCCGAACCGGGTTCCGGGGCGGGCACCGCGGCGGGATCCGAAGGGGGCCGGCCGGTGGAGGGCGAGCGGCCGACCGGGCGCGGCAGGCGGCGGATCGCCGCGCTGCTGCTGGTGGCCGCGGTCGTCTACCTCCTCGACCTGGGCAGCAAGCTCGCGGTGGTCGCCAAGCTGGAGCACCACGCGCCGGTCGAGGTCATCGGGACGCTGCTGCAGTTCAGTGTGATCCGCAACCGCGGGGCCGCCTTCGGGTTCGGCGAGGCGCTGACGGTGTTCCTGACCATCATCGCCGCGGTGGTGATCGTGGTGATCGCCCGGATCGCCCGCAAGCTCTACAGCCTGCCGTGGGCGATCGCGCTGGGGCTGCTGCTGGGCGGTGCGTTCGGCAACCTCACCGACCGGATCTTCCGCTCGCCGGGCGTCTTCCAGGGCGCGGTGGTGGACTTCATCGCCCCGGCGCACTTCGCGGTCTTCAACCTCGCGGACTCCGCGATCGTCTGCGGCGGCGTGCTGATCGTGCTGCTGTCCTTCCGGGGCCTGGACCCGGACGGGACCGTCCACAAGGACTGA
- a CDS encoding TraR/DksA C4-type zinc finger protein, with protein MVAKKTAAEKTTTSAGPTDEDVAQQSVREETTGAAPEQAAAKKAPAKKTAAKRTATKKAAAKKTTAAKKTAAKKTAARKATAARAAAGETAGPAEETGARTVAAKRTAAAAAMGGAESGAPPARTAVAPGELAVRPGEEPWTPAEVAEARSGLMEEVGRLRAEIVSAEDAIAGLMRDSGDGAGDDEADTGTKNITREHELALASNAREMLHQTERALGRLDAGTYGLCENCGKAIGKARMQAFPRATLCVECKQKQERR; from the coding sequence ATGGTGGCGAAGAAGACCGCCGCGGAGAAGACCACGACGTCCGCCGGGCCCACTGACGAGGACGTCGCGCAGCAGTCCGTCCGCGAGGAGACGACCGGGGCCGCGCCGGAGCAGGCCGCCGCGAAGAAGGCGCCGGCCAAGAAGACGGCGGCGAAGAGGACCGCCACGAAGAAGGCGGCGGCGAAGAAGACCACTGCCGCGAAGAAGACGGCGGCCAAGAAGACGGCGGCGAGGAAGGCGACCGCCGCGAGGGCGGCGGCCGGGGAGACGGCCGGGCCGGCGGAGGAGACGGGAGCCAGGACGGTGGCGGCGAAGAGGACGGCGGCCGCGGCGGCCATGGGCGGCGCGGAATCCGGGGCGCCCCCGGCCCGTACGGCCGTGGCGCCCGGCGAACTCGCGGTACGGCCCGGTGAGGAGCCCTGGACGCCGGCGGAGGTGGCCGAGGCGCGGTCCGGCCTGATGGAGGAGGTGGGCCGGCTGCGGGCGGAGATCGTCTCCGCCGAGGACGCCATCGCCGGGCTGATGCGGGACTCCGGGGACGGCGCGGGCGACGACGAGGCCGACACCGGCACCAAGAACATCACCCGCGAGCACGAGCTGGCGCTGGCCTCCAACGCCCGCGAGATGCTGCACCAGACCGAGCGGGCGCTCGGCCGGCTGGACGCCGGCACCTACGGCCTGTGCGAGAACTGCGGCAAGGCGATCGGCAAGGCGCGGATGCAGGCGTTCCCGCGGGCGACGCTCTGCGTGGAGTGCAAGCAGAAGCAGGAGCGGCGCTGA
- the ileS gene encoding isoleucine--tRNA ligase, translating into MSPTPQYRPVPAQVDLPALEHAVLDFWQERKIFARTLQQSEGRPEWVFYEGPPTANGMPGAHHIEARVFKDVFPRFRTMRGYHVDRKAGWDCHGLPVELAVEKELGFSGKKDIEAYGIAEFNAKCRESVTRHTDAFAALTTRMGYWTDLDAPYRTMDPDYIESVWWSLKEIFSKGLLVQDHRVAPWCPRCGTGLSDHELAQGYETVVDPSVFVRLPLTSGPLAGRAALLVWTTTPWTLVSNTAVAAHPDVTYVVATDGTEQLVVAEPLLEKALGEGWTATGESFTGREMERWAYERPFHLVDLDGANFVVNAEYVTTDDGTGLVHQAPAFGEDDLRTCRAYGLPVVNPVRPDGTFEEQLPLVGGQFFKKADEALVADLDARGLLFRHVAYEHSYPHCWRCHTALLYYAQPSWYIRTTAVKDALLRENENTNWFPESVKHGRFGDWLNNNIDWALSRNRYWGTPLPIWRCEEGHLTCVGSLAELTKLTGTDQSGLDPHRPFIDAVTFGCTHKGCTLTAVRVPEVIDAWYDSGSMPFAQWGYPYRNKELFEKRYPAQFISEAIDQTRGWFYTLMAVGTLVFDKSSYENVVCLGHILAEDGRKMSKHLGNTLQPIPLMDQHGADAVRWFMAAGGSPWAARRVGHGTIQEVVRKTLLTYWNTVAFQALYARTSGWAPSAADPAPADRPLLDRWLLGELNTLVEGVTEALESYDTQRAGKLLSAFVDDLSNWYVRRSRRRFWQGDAAALRTLHDVVETVTRLMAPLVPFITERVWQDLVVPVTPDAPDSVHLATWPEADRALIDPALSAQMQLVRRLVELGRATRAESGVKTRQPLSRALVGAHGFADLSEDLRAQIAEELNVSSLASLSEVGGSLVDTTAKANFRALGKRFGKGVQAVAKAVAGADAAALSLALREGTASVEVDGETVALTPEEVIITETPREGWSVASDQGATVALDLEITPELRRAGLARDAIRLIQEARKNSGLDVADRIALRWAAADDEVRTALADHATLIADEVLATDFAAGEPDGSYGPAFTDEALSLTFHLRKA; encoded by the coding sequence ATGAGTCCCACACCCCAGTACCGCCCGGTACCCGCCCAGGTAGACCTGCCCGCCCTGGAACACGCGGTGCTCGACTTCTGGCAGGAGCGGAAGATCTTCGCCCGCACCCTCCAGCAGTCCGAGGGCCGCCCCGAGTGGGTCTTCTACGAGGGCCCCCCGACGGCCAACGGTATGCCCGGCGCCCACCACATCGAGGCCCGCGTCTTCAAGGACGTCTTCCCCCGGTTCCGCACCATGCGGGGCTACCACGTCGACCGCAAGGCCGGCTGGGACTGCCACGGCCTCCCGGTCGAGCTGGCCGTGGAGAAGGAGCTGGGCTTCAGCGGCAAGAAGGACATCGAGGCGTACGGCATCGCCGAGTTCAACGCCAAGTGCCGCGAGTCGGTGACCCGGCACACCGACGCCTTCGCCGCGCTCACCACGCGCATGGGCTACTGGACGGACCTGGACGCCCCGTACCGCACCATGGACCCCGACTACATCGAGTCGGTCTGGTGGTCGCTGAAGGAGATCTTCTCCAAGGGCCTGCTGGTCCAGGACCACCGCGTCGCCCCCTGGTGCCCGCGCTGCGGCACCGGCCTGTCGGACCACGAGCTGGCGCAGGGCTACGAGACGGTCGTCGACCCCTCGGTCTTCGTCCGCCTGCCGCTGACCTCCGGCCCGCTGGCCGGGCGGGCCGCCCTCCTGGTCTGGACGACCACCCCCTGGACCCTGGTGTCCAACACCGCGGTCGCCGCCCACCCCGACGTCACCTACGTCGTGGCCACCGACGGCACCGAGCAGCTGGTCGTCGCCGAGCCGCTGCTGGAGAAGGCGCTGGGCGAAGGCTGGACGGCCACCGGCGAGTCCTTCACCGGCCGCGAGATGGAGCGCTGGGCCTACGAGCGCCCGTTCCACCTCGTCGACCTCGACGGCGCCAACTTCGTCGTCAACGCCGAGTACGTCACCACCGACGACGGCACCGGCCTCGTCCACCAAGCCCCCGCCTTCGGTGAGGACGACCTCCGCACCTGCCGCGCCTACGGCCTCCCGGTGGTCAACCCGGTCCGCCCGGACGGCACCTTCGAGGAGCAACTCCCGCTCGTCGGCGGCCAGTTCTTCAAGAAGGCCGACGAAGCCCTCGTCGCCGACCTCGACGCCCGCGGTCTGCTCTTCCGCCACGTCGCCTACGAGCACAGCTACCCGCACTGCTGGCGCTGCCACACCGCGCTGCTCTACTACGCCCAGCCGTCGTGGTACATCCGCACCACCGCGGTCAAGGACGCCCTGCTGCGGGAGAACGAGAACACCAACTGGTTCCCGGAGTCGGTCAAGCACGGCCGGTTCGGCGACTGGCTGAACAACAACATCGACTGGGCGCTCTCCCGCAACCGCTACTGGGGCACCCCGCTGCCCATCTGGCGCTGCGAGGAGGGCCACCTGACCTGCGTCGGCTCGCTCGCCGAGCTGACCAAGCTGACCGGCACCGACCAGTCCGGCCTGGACCCGCACCGCCCGTTCATCGACGCGGTCACCTTCGGCTGCACCCACAAGGGCTGCACGCTGACCGCGGTCCGCGTCCCGGAGGTCATCGACGCCTGGTACGACTCCGGCTCGATGCCCTTCGCGCAGTGGGGCTACCCGTACCGCAACAAGGAGCTCTTCGAGAAGCGGTACCCGGCGCAGTTCATCTCCGAGGCCATCGACCAGACCCGCGGCTGGTTCTACACCCTCATGGCCGTCGGCACCCTGGTCTTCGACAAGTCGTCGTACGAGAACGTGGTCTGCCTCGGCCACATCCTCGCCGAGGACGGCCGGAAGATGTCCAAGCACCTGGGCAACACCCTCCAGCCGATCCCGCTCATGGACCAGCACGGCGCCGACGCGGTCCGCTGGTTCATGGCGGCCGGCGGCTCCCCCTGGGCGGCCCGCCGCGTCGGCCACGGCACCATCCAGGAAGTCGTCCGCAAGACCCTGCTGACGTACTGGAACACCGTCGCCTTCCAGGCGCTCTACGCCCGCACCTCCGGCTGGGCGCCGTCCGCCGCCGACCCGGCCCCGGCCGACCGCCCGCTGCTGGACCGCTGGCTGCTCGGCGAGCTCAACACCCTGGTCGAGGGCGTGACCGAGGCCCTGGAGAGCTACGACACCCAGCGCGCCGGCAAGCTGCTCTCCGCCTTCGTCGACGACCTCTCCAACTGGTACGTCCGGCGCTCCCGCCGCCGCTTCTGGCAGGGCGACGCGGCCGCGCTGCGCACCCTGCACGACGTCGTCGAGACGGTCACCCGGCTGATGGCCCCGCTCGTCCCGTTCATCACCGAGCGGGTCTGGCAGGACCTGGTCGTCCCGGTCACCCCGGACGCCCCGGATTCCGTCCACCTCGCCACCTGGCCGGAGGCCGACCGGGCGCTGATCGACCCGGCGCTCTCCGCGCAGATGCAGCTGGTGCGCCGGCTGGTCGAGCTGGGCCGCGCGACCCGCGCCGAGTCCGGCGTCAAGACCCGCCAGCCGCTCTCCCGCGCCCTGGTCGGCGCCCACGGCTTCGCGGACCTCTCCGAGGACCTGCGCGCCCAGATCGCCGAGGAGCTGAACGTCAGCTCGCTGGCCTCCCTGTCCGAGGTGGGCGGCTCGCTGGTCGACACCACCGCCAAGGCCAACTTCCGGGCCCTGGGCAAGCGGTTCGGCAAGGGCGTCCAGGCGGTCGCCAAGGCGGTCGCCGGCGCGGACGCCGCCGCGCTCTCGCTCGCACTGCGCGAGGGCACGGCGAGCGTCGAGGTGGACGGCGAGACGGTCGCCCTCACCCCCGAAGAGGTCATCATCACCGAAACCCCGCGCGAGGGCTGGTCGGTCGCCTCCGACCAGGGCGCGACGGTCGCCCTCGACCTGGAGATCACCCCGGAGCTGCGCCGCGCAGGTCTCGCCCGCGACGCGATCCGGCTGATCCAGGAGGCCCGCAAGAACAGCGGCCTGGACGTCGCCGACCGGATCGCCCTCCGCTGGGCCGCCGCCGACGACGAGGTGCGCACGGCGCTGGCCGACCACGCCACGCTGATCGCCGACGAGGTGCTGGCCACCGACTTCGCCGCCGGTGAGCCGGACGGTTCCTACGGCCCGGCCTTCACCGACGAGGCACTGTCCCTGACCTTCCACCTCCGCAAGGCGTAA
- a CDS encoding DivIVA domain-containing protein, with product MPLTPEDVRNKQFTTVRLREGYDEDEVDAFLDEVEAELTRLLRENEDLRAKLAAATRAAAQNQQQGLRKGPDQQQEQQQRPGAPVPAAISGPQPVPPQQQGMGGPPQLPGGAPQLPPGPGGHGPGPQGPHGPGPMGQGGPLGGPMGGPGQQLPQPAQQQGGPGGDSAARVLSLAQQTADQAIAEARSEANKIVGEARSRAEGLERDARAKADALERDAQEKHRVAMGSLESARATLERKVEDLRGFEREYRTRLKSYLESQLRQLENQSDDSLAPPRTPAAASLPPSPSMASAGAGTMGGNHTMGGGQSMGGNHSMSSPSSGGPSYGGQQQMSPAMTQPMAPVRPQGPSPMQQTPSPMRGFLIDEDDN from the coding sequence ATGCCGTTGACCCCCGAGGATGTGCGGAACAAGCAGTTCACGACCGTCCGCCTCCGAGAAGGCTATGACGAGGACGAGGTCGATGCCTTTCTCGACGAGGTCGAGGCCGAACTGACCCGCCTGCTCCGGGAGAACGAGGACCTGCGCGCCAAGCTGGCCGCCGCCACTCGTGCCGCCGCGCAGAACCAGCAGCAGGGTCTGCGCAAGGGTCCCGACCAGCAGCAGGAGCAGCAGCAGCGGCCGGGGGCTCCGGTGCCCGCCGCCATATCCGGTCCGCAGCCGGTTCCGCCGCAGCAGCAGGGGATGGGTGGCCCGCCCCAACTGCCCGGTGGTGCACCGCAGCTGCCTCCCGGTCCCGGTGGCCACGGTCCCGGTCCGCAGGGCCCGCACGGTCCCGGCCCGATGGGCCAGGGCGGCCCGCTGGGCGGTCCGATGGGCGGTCCCGGACAGCAACTGCCGCAGCCGGCCCAGCAGCAGGGCGGCCCCGGCGGTGACAGCGCGGCCCGCGTGCTGTCGCTGGCACAGCAGACCGCCGACCAGGCGATCGCGGAGGCCCGTTCCGAGGCCAACAAGATCGTCGGCGAGGCGCGCAGCCGTGCCGAGGGCCTGGAGCGGGACGCCCGCGCCAAGGCCGACGCGCTGGAGCGGGACGCGCAGGAGAAGCACCGCGTGGCGATGGGCTCGCTGGAGTCGGCCCGCGCGACGCTGGAGCGCAAGGTCGAGGACCTGCGCGGCTTCGAGCGCGAGTACCGCACCCGTCTGAAGTCGTACCTGGAGAGCCAGCTGCGTCAGCTGGAGAACCAGTCCGACGACTCGCTGGCCCCGCCGCGAACCCCGGCTGCCGCCTCGCTGCCGCCGTCGCCGTCGATGGCGTCGGCCGGTGCGGGCACCATGGGCGGCAACCACACCATGGGTGGCGGCCAGTCGATGGGCGGCAACCACTCCATGAGCAGCCCGTCCAGCGGTGGTCCGTCCTACGGCGGCCAGCAGCAGATGTCGCCGGCGATGACCCAGCCGATGGCACCGGTGCGGCCGCAGGGTCCGTCGCCGATGCAGCAGACGCCGTCGCCGATGCGCGGCTTCCTCATCGACGAGGACGACAACTGA
- a CDS encoding YggT family protein, with amino-acid sequence MSVAGQVIYIALYCFLILLIFRLVMDYVFQFARSWQPGKAMVVILEATYTVTDPPLKLLRRVIPPLRLGGVALDLSFFVLMIIVYILITVVRSVLLV; translated from the coding sequence ATGAGTGTCGCTGGTCAGGTGATCTACATCGCGCTGTACTGCTTCCTGATCCTGCTGATCTTCCGCCTGGTGATGGACTATGTCTTCCAGTTCGCCCGTTCATGGCAACCCGGCAAGGCGATGGTGGTGATTCTTGAGGCCACCTACACTGTCACCGATCCGCCACTCAAGCTTCTGCGGCGGGTCATCCCGCCGCTGCGTCTCGGGGGCGTGGCGCTCGACCTGTCCTTCTTCGTATTGATGATCATCGTCTACATCCTGATCACCGTCGTGAGGTCGGTGTTGTTGGTGTGA
- a CDS encoding cell division protein SepF produces MAGAMRKMAVYLGLVEDDGYDGRGFDPDDEFEPELDPEPDRGRRQQHQVPAETRPEREEPVRAVTPPAPREPAPLAAESGRPARIAPVASITPERPNLEKNAPVIMPKVVSEREPYRITTLHPRTYNEARTIGEHFREGTPVIMNLTEMDDTDAKRLVDFAAGLVFGLHGSIERVTQKVFLLSPANVDVTAEDKARIAEGGFFNQS; encoded by the coding sequence ATGGCCGGCGCGATGCGCAAGATGGCGGTCTACCTCGGCCTCGTGGAGGACGATGGGTACGACGGCCGGGGGTTCGACCCCGACGACGAGTTCGAGCCCGAGCTGGACCCGGAGCCCGATCGGGGACGGCGGCAACAGCACCAAGTCCCGGCCGAAACACGCCCGGAACGGGAGGAACCGGTCCGTGCCGTGACGCCTCCCGCGCCGCGTGAACCCGCCCCGCTCGCCGCGGAAAGCGGACGACCCGCGCGTATCGCCCCCGTGGCATCCATCACACCCGAACGCCCGAACCTAGAGAAGAACGCACCGGTGATCATGCCCAAAGTTGTGTCCGAGCGGGAGCCTTACCGCATCACCACACTGCACCCCCGGACCTACAACGAAGCCCGTACCATCGGGGAACACTTCCGTGAGGGCACTCCGGTGATCATGAATCTCACGGAGATGGACGACACCGACGCGAAGCGACTTGTCGACTTTGCGGCCGGTCTGGTCTTCGGACTGCACGGGAGCATTGAGCGGGTGACGCAGAAGGTGTTCCTGTTGTCGCCTGCTAACGTCGATGTCACGGCGGAGGACAAGGCCCGTATCGCAGAGGGCGGATTCTTCAACCAGAGCTGA
- a CDS encoding YggS family pyridoxal phosphate-dependent enzyme translates to MTDDRRTQLADNLARVEDRISTACAKAGRSRDEVTLIVVTKTYPASDVRLLAELGVRQVAENRDQEAAPKAAECADLPLTWHFVGQLQTNKVRSVADYAGIVQSVDRPRLVTALSKEAVRAGRELGCLIQVAFDVESGQNGRMTGDRGGVAPEGVAELAAAIAAAQGLRLDGLMTVAPLAGPYAGRQRAAFERLVEISSDLRATHPAATMVSAGMSADLEDAVAAGATHVRIGTAVLGVRPRLG, encoded by the coding sequence GTGACCGACGACCGCAGAACGCAACTGGCCGACAACCTGGCGCGGGTGGAGGATCGTATCTCCACGGCCTGCGCCAAGGCCGGCCGGTCACGGGACGAGGTCACGCTGATCGTCGTCACCAAGACCTACCCTGCGAGCGATGTCCGGCTGCTCGCGGAGCTGGGGGTGCGCCAGGTCGCGGAGAACCGCGATCAGGAAGCGGCGCCCAAAGCGGCTGAATGTGCCGATTTGCCGCTGACTTGGCACTTCGTCGGTCAATTGCAGACCAACAAGGTGCGGTCGGTGGCCGACTACGCCGGGATCGTCCAGTCGGTCGACCGGCCCCGGCTCGTCACCGCGCTCTCCAAGGAGGCGGTCCGCGCCGGACGGGAGCTGGGCTGTCTGATCCAGGTGGCATTTGATGTCGAGTCAGGGCAGAACGGACGTATGACAGGGGATCGCGGCGGCGTGGCGCCCGAGGGCGTCGCGGAACTCGCCGCGGCGATCGCCGCCGCACAGGGGTTGCGCCTGGACGGTCTGATGACGGTCGCGCCGCTGGCCGGACCGTACGCCGGACGTCAACGGGCCGCTTTCGAGCGGCTCGTGGAAATCTCATCCGACCTGCGCGCGACCCATCCTGCTGCCACCATGGTGTCGGCAGGCATGAGTGCGGACCTCGAAGACGCGGTGGCGGCCGGGGCGACACATGTGCGCATCGGTACCGCGGTACTCGGAGTCCGACCACGGCTCGGGTAA
- the pgeF gene encoding peptidoglycan editing factor PgeF, with translation MIGQQHHVSGAHFAFTDRWGGVSAAPYEQLNLGGAVGDDPAAVRTNRDLVARDLGLDPAAVVWMNQVHGRDVAVVDGPWREGGIPSVDAVVTARRGLALAVLTADCTPVLLADPVAGVAGAAHAGRPGLVAGVVPAVLAAMAELGAEPSRILAYTGPAVCGRCYEVPEEMRAEVATVVPESWATTSWGTPSVDVTAGVRAQLAAKGVQLREQSPICTRESADHYSYRRDRTTGRLASYVWLGGGPGEAEL, from the coding sequence GTGATAGGGCAACAGCACCACGTGAGCGGCGCGCACTTCGCCTTCACCGACAGGTGGGGCGGGGTGAGCGCCGCTCCGTATGAGCAGCTCAACCTGGGCGGCGCGGTGGGCGACGACCCCGCCGCCGTCCGCACCAACCGCGACCTGGTGGCCCGGGACCTGGGCCTGGACCCGGCCGCGGTGGTCTGGATGAACCAGGTCCACGGCCGGGACGTGGCCGTGGTCGACGGCCCCTGGAGGGAGGGCGGGATCCCGTCCGTGGACGCGGTGGTGACCGCCCGTCGGGGCCTGGCGCTGGCCGTGCTCACCGCCGACTGCACCCCGGTCCTGCTCGCCGACCCGGTCGCCGGGGTGGCGGGTGCCGCGCACGCCGGGCGGCCGGGGCTGGTCGCCGGGGTCGTCCCGGCGGTCCTCGCCGCCATGGCCGAGCTGGGCGCGGAGCCGTCCCGGATCCTCGCGTACACCGGGCCCGCGGTCTGCGGACGCTGCTACGAGGTGCCCGAGGAGATGCGTGCCGAGGTCGCCACGGTGGTGCCGGAATCCTGGGCGACCACCTCCTGGGGCACCCCGTCGGTGGACGTCACCGCGGGGGTGCGCGCCCAACTCGCCGCGAAGGGTGTGCAGTTGCGGGAGCAATCGCCGATCTGCACCCGGGAGTCGGCGGACCACTACTCGTACCGGCGCGACCGCACGACCGGGCGGCTCGCGAGTTACGTATGGCTCGGGGGCGGCCCCGGAGAGGCTGAGCTGTGA
- the ftsZ gene encoding cell division protein FtsZ, whose product MAAPQNYLAVIKVVGIGGGGVNAINRMIEVGLKGVEFIAINTDAQALLMSDADVKLDVGREMTRGLGAGANPDVGRKAAEDHREEIEEVLKGADMVFVTAGEGGGTGTGGAPVVANIARSLGALTIGVVTRPFTFEGRRRANQAEDGIASLREEVDTLIVIPNDRLLSISDRQVSVLDAFKSADQVLLSGVQGITDLITTPGLINLDFADVKSVMSEAGSALMGIGSARGDDRAVAAAEMAISSPLLEASIDGARGVLLSISGGSDLGLFEINEAAQLVSEAAHPEANIIFGAVIDDALGDEVRVTVIAAGFDGGQPPARRDAQQAGMPSPKRDEPVPAPVRPTAPPVEPPRPAPSFGGLGAVPPVRDEAPVSSESTSLGEVSTPPAGGPSVPPARPYSDSAAEELDVPDFLK is encoded by the coding sequence GTGGCAGCACCGCAGAACTACCTCGCAGTCATCAAGGTCGTCGGCATCGGCGGCGGTGGCGTGAACGCCATCAACCGGATGATCGAGGTCGGGCTCAAGGGCGTCGAGTTCATCGCGATCAACACCGATGCGCAGGCGTTGCTGATGAGCGACGCCGACGTCAAGCTCGACGTCGGCCGTGAGATGACCCGTGGCCTGGGCGCCGGCGCCAACCCGGACGTGGGCCGCAAGGCGGCCGAGGACCACCGCGAGGAGATCGAGGAGGTCCTCAAGGGGGCCGACATGGTCTTCGTGACCGCGGGTGAGGGCGGCGGGACGGGCACCGGCGGTGCACCGGTCGTCGCCAACATCGCCCGCTCGCTGGGGGCCCTGACGATCGGTGTGGTCACCCGGCCGTTCACCTTCGAGGGCCGGCGCCGCGCCAACCAGGCCGAGGACGGCATCGCGAGCCTTCGCGAAGAGGTCGACACCCTCATCGTGATCCCCAACGACCGTCTGCTGTCCATCTCGGACCGCCAGGTGAGCGTGCTCGACGCGTTCAAGTCCGCGGACCAGGTGCTGCTGTCGGGTGTCCAGGGCATCACCGACCTCATCACCACCCCGGGTCTGATCAACCTCGACTTCGCCGACGTCAAGTCCGTGATGTCCGAGGCCGGCTCGGCGCTCATGGGCATCGGTTCGGCGCGCGGTGACGACCGCGCGGTCGCCGCCGCGGAGATGGCGATCTCGTCGCCGCTCCTGGAGGCGTCGATCGACGGTGCCCGCGGGGTGCTGCTCTCCATCTCCGGCGGCTCCGACCTCGGCCTCTTCGAGATCAACGAGGCCGCGCAGCTGGTCAGCGAGGCCGCGCACCCCGAGGCCAACATCATCTTCGGTGCGGTCATCGACGACGCGCTGGGCGACGAGGTCCGCGTCACCGTCATCGCCGCGGGCTTCGACGGCGGTCAGCCGCCGGCCCGCCGCGATGCCCAGCAGGCCGGTATGCCCTCCCCGAAGCGCGACGAGCCCGTTCCGGCGCCGGTCCGCCCGACCGCGCCCCCGGTCGAGCCGCCCCGCCCCGCCCCGTCGTTCGGCGGCCTGGGCGCGGTCCCGCCGGTCCGGGACGAGGCCCCGGTGTCGTCCGAGTCCACGTCCCTGGGCGAGGTGTCCACCCCGCCGGCCGGAGGCCCCTCGGTTCCCCCGGCCCGTCCGTACTCGGACTCCGCGGCCGAGGAACTGGACGTTCCCGACTTCCTGAAGTGA